The DNA region gtgctatagacatccaggattggtttgactttttctcatagcttttgcaaattactgttaaaaattgatttttttaaaaccttaataactttttgcaacagcctccaacacccatactcccatgggtcaaaagttagggaatttcatggactataagcctacggtattaactttttggccaatcgcagtttttctcaaagttttacggtttttctatagcaaacattttacaacgttagtttttgccctgtaggcctccatagcggcactttttggtctcaattttgacatattcggaatcctcaggaaATTCTACATAAGATTAAGATGTTGGATTTATGAATttgattaagaaaaaaattaaataaaacatttatgaaaaaaaagttagatttttcatACCCTGTGTTCAATACGTTAAATGCTGCatcaagtaggcgaataccTGTTTTACCCATAATctgacaaaatgctaaataatattttttgcaattccgtcgtgaaactacttacttttcctgtcattcttgagcgacgaaatagcctacttttctgtaccaaaaataacagaatcgaatagcaacacttttcaaaataaatgctgaaaagtaacacttttcagcactgaaatgggtgctgaaaagttgaacttttttttcggtgaacctcgttggatgaatgtacgactcgtgctgaaaaaatcctctttttgcaacttgttgcataaactactattaattaattctaaatggcatattttccaatcaaattcaaaattccaacacctcaatctaatgtgaaattttctgaggattccgaatatgtcaaaattgagaccaaaaagtgccgctttggaggcctacagggcaaaaactaacgttgtaaaaagtttgttatagaaaaatcgtaaaactatgagaaaaactgcgattggccaaaaagttaatcccGTAGGCTTATAGACTATAGACTATAGAAATTcactaacttttgacctataggagtatgagtgtttgaggctgttgcaaaaagttataaagtttttaaaaaaaatcaatttttaacagtaatttgcacaagctatgagaaaaagtcaaaccaatcctggatgtctatagcacattttgaagggcttcaaaagaccattagaatgcatctaagagagttggaattgatgaagttttacggaaatgcgagcaattttaagatttttcatgtgttttggacctcaaacttcaattcccgttttaccccacttccctttgtcgtagagggctaatatttggcatgagttcatctcatgtatagataaacaaaccctgaaagtttcatccaaatcggagcgacctgtttcacatcggtgaaaaactcgctcttaagtgaaatccagtttcaataaaatatataaatatcactttaattgtcataacttgagacagggttgccagatcttcaatgtttgggactcgttggaaagatctttcaattacctaatcaacgatgggatgctggatccggacatcgtttacatacatttgagtgagatctggcttctagaacgtacataaatatcacttaacccTTTCAgacctgatgggtcatataaaaatcaaaaatcaaaattttctaaagtagcctataattttcgtattttcccatcattaactaaaaaatttttttttttttgaaaattcaggcctaaaattgttaaatggtcataacttgagacagggttgccagatcttacaAATTTTgtactctttggaaaggtttttcgataacctaaccaacaatgggttggaaGATGGGACCAGACAAAGTTTACATGCATGTAAGTGAGATCCGAATATATGTTCACacacatttttataaataacttttgaactacttatcgaaacttatcgaaacaaaatttaaaatttaatctaaatgcaaaatgaattttttcatgaaactgaCTGTAcaacttttttgataaattgcatcgttttcaagtaaaatgcattttagtttgaaatgtTCTAAAAGTTATAaggattttttcaattataaaacACTTCATGAAGGAAAAGTAGCTTTAAGAAGAAAAACTTTCGAAAGGCCAAGTAAGTTTTCATTCTGGACAtagttaacttttcaaaaaagattttgcaacaCGTGTTGTAAAAATAGAATGTTTTCAAGCTTATAAAAGcttattaacattccaacgcccaaggctccaaaaaagttggaacggtaacttcaactcgctggttctcgggcataactcaaccaatcaagatgattcttctttccagtgatttgttaggatgtctagatgattctagaactttgcagaacttaatttgatcaaatctgtattttttgcgatcaaaaacatcgttccaactttttttttcgcgtgtaaaaaaaaaatcgccaaaaattccgcggaggcagtcgttttaaaaaaggtggaacgatgttttagatcgcaaaaattacagatttgatcaaattaagttctgcaaagttctagaatcatctaaacattcttacaaatcactggaaacaagaatcgcctcgattggttgagttatgcccgagaaccagcgagttgaagttaccgttccaacttttttgggaggcttgggcgtccgtgtaagttggacatgcgttgggcgttccagtgttaagccAGATTTAATAAGTAACCGATAAAGTATGCCTAACAGTTCAAATGATatgcaaaaactcaatttccagcCAAAATATAACTTATTGAGTGGTTCCAAAAACGGCACCTGCTTATTCATGCGTTGGCCACTTTCGGATGTGTGACTGCAAAAACGCAAAACGACGCCGGCAAGGTCGTGCCGCACGCTAATGAACTCCAAGCAGGTGGAAacgagcgcgcgcgcgctttTGGATCACTTCTAATGGACGCAGAATTTCCCAATTGGGTGGGTGCACGAAAAACTGCGCCAGGGGCGTGGAAAAGATCAATCACCAAGGAGAATCATCCGAAAGTGGAAATTGTGCTTGGGTATAAAAGTTCTGAGTTCCGTTGGAACTGGCATCAGTCTTCTAGCAGCTTTTCTAAAACTAACCAACAAATCTACACACAAGATCCAAGATGTTCAAGGTAGGAtaccaataatttaaaagaGGAAACATGTTTCAAACCACGATTTCTCAAATTAACAGATCACCGCCCTGATTGTGTGCCTGGTCGTTGCTGCCCTGGCCTACGAGGATAGCCATCCGAGCTACAAGTACGAGTATGGAGTTAAGGACGGACACACCCACGACCACAAGAGCGCCTGGGAACACCGTGATGGTGACCACGTCACTGGACAGTACACCATTGATGAGGCCGATGGAACCCACCGCGTTGTGGACTACAGCTCGGACCACAAGACCGGATTCCAGCCCCATGTCCAGCGAGTTGGTCATGCCCATCATCCCCATGGCGAGAGCTACTCCAACATTAAGCAGCACTATTAAACGGATATTGGCTGATTGAACAAGCAAACCAACACGACTGAAAATAAATGTGCctaaaaaattttaatgtttggctTTTTCTCATTGGTAtgattttatttacaaaaaacttGAGCATCGTTCTTATACAAATATTTCGGTGCTTAACATTTTTTCAGATATATTACCATGTTTTCATAAATGTCACATGTGCATAAATAGCAAGCTGAGAGAAACGGATGAAGTTTTCTAGACAGTACACTAAATCCCCCATGTGCGCTCTTTTTGGGGGCCCGCACACCGGGGGAGAGCGCAattcgggggagcgttatttcggagTTTGAGCGCAAacggggggagcgttatttcggggtttgagcgcaaacgGGGGGAGCGTTATCTCGGGTTTTTTgcgtaaaatggggttttcttttttaatgtactttatttacatataaatgaaatatttatatAAGGGGTCATCTACAAAACACGGGTAAGACCATCCacaaatctgggtatccaagaactcccggaagtcatgccctAGATATCTACTTGATCATCGAGGGTCTATATGGTTGAActaatcatcggtatagcttctggtagcttcagtgaaccacgatggatacccttcgccatgttggattattatgggtcctccaggaactctcggaagttatgacctgatgatctacctgatcaacgtgggtctatatgggtgaattaaccatcggtatagcttcaggtagcttcagtaaaccacgatggatactctgggttacgttggattgttgGACCCATATAGACCAACCttcgttgatcaggtagatcatcaggtcataactcttcgagttcctggaggacccataacaatccaacgtatcCCAGAATATCCATgttggttcactgaagctacctgaagctataccgatggttaatataccaatatagacccccgttgatcaggtagatcatcaggacataactccctggagttcctggaggacctataacaatccaacgtaccccagagTATCCATGGTGGtttactgaagctacctgaagctataccgatggttaatacacccatatagaccctcgttgatcaggtagatcatcaggtcataactccatggagttcctggaggacccataacaatccaacgaaccccagagtatccatcgtggtttaCTGAAGCTACctaaagctataccgatggttaatacacccatatagaccctcgttgatcaggtagatcatcaggtcataactctatggagttcctggaggacccataacaatccaacgtaccccagagtatccatcgtggttcactgaagctacttgaagctataccgatggttaatataccaatatagacccccgttgatcaggtagatcatcaggacATAACTCcatggagttcctggaggacccataacaatccaacgtactcCAGAGTATCCatggtggttcactgaagctacttgaagctataccgatggttaatataccaatatagacccccgttggtcaggtagatcatcaggtcataactccatgGAGTTCCTGGCGGACCCATAACAATCTAACGTACCCCAGAGTATCCatggtggttcactgaagctacctgaagctataccgatggttaatagaCCCATATATACCCTCgatgatcaggtagatatctatggcatgacttccgggagttcttggataccctgatttgtggatggccccttatccgtgttttgtggatgaccccttatacaaatgtttcatttatatgtaaataaagtacatttaaaaagaaaaccccattttacgccaaaaccccgaaataacgctcccccgatttGCGCCAATTAGAGCGTTATTcagggggagcgttatttcggggtttgagcgcaattcGGGGGGCGCAAAACGGGAGAGGCGCAATCGGGGGGAGCGTATTTAGGGGATTTAgtgtacagtttttttttttctgaagctctatattagagtgtaacaaaaatgactttttggcgggcattcaggggtttgttccggtgcgcatactgagcccaaatcccaaatatgagcttgattggacgtaacaggagctggcgctccgcccttcaattttaaatgggatttaacccgtaaaaaaagattttttcaaaaatgtcaatttttgaggcattttggccactgaagcgtttaccaaaaacatcactggcgtgtaggccagatccttgcgcatcttttggtatatataacattgaagtttggagcaccctggagctcggtacagaccttcaaagtttggcattttttcgaaaaatcggtcccagcaaaatcaaatggcgtctcgggcgtcgcgagacgcgacgcatatcttttttgccggggccggttttcgaaaaatgccaaactttgtctgcttcagggtgctccaaacttcaatgttatatataccaagatgcgcaaggatctggcctacacgccagtgatgtttttggtaaacgcttcagtggcaaaatgcctcaaaaattgacatttttgaaaaatctttttacgggttaaatcccatttaaattgAAGGGCGAGCCACTCAAGCTCGTTCTCAGTATGAACAaaccctgaatgcccgccaaaagtcatttttgttacatcctactctATATGCTTTAAAACTAGACTGCACCACTAAATTAAATGTGACGAAAATGCTTATGAGACCCTTTCGCCAACATGAGCAGCATTAAACtgggttttgtttttgtatttttttaagttgatgttAGTCAGGaagattaagttaaattgattataaaataaatttccaaaTCTGAAAAATCACATTGGCTCAATCTAACTTCTCATGCCTATGAAATTTGTGCTgccaaaacttttttattaGGTATTAGGtaacaatgatgcaaaatgactaatttagaaaaaaataaacatgttatTTTTGAGATTCTGGAAAGAAacatagaattgaaaaaaaaaacaaattgtgcCGGTATTTGCCAAGTTTTACAATAGCTGTATCGATTCCGTTTATTGCAACGTATTAAATTGATCTACTGATCCacttaataaaatttatattaattttttttcagtcggCAAGAAGAAAGTTTGAACATACCTATAAAGAGCTTTACGATTCATCAAAACAACCTTCTTTGCAAATAGCGTGACAACACGCTACTCTAAAGCTTAAACAGGTTCAAATAACAACAAGCATGTCGTGTTTTGAGTGCAGCATAAAAGTTCTGTAATTAATTGAATTAAACACCAGTTAGCGAACACCACTCAAACCGTTTAGCCGAAAAGATCACAGAAGATCCAAGAAGTTAAAGGCAGGTCACCTGTGTATTTGGAGCCAGTTAACTGTTTGCGTAACGTGCTCAATCTTTCaggcgaaaaaaatatttatttcatcatcatcaaaaattccaatttccgacgaatttctcaaaaataaaattgggaTAAGTTGGGCTTTTAGAGAAAAGAAGTTTGGAGTTTCAAGAATCTAGCCTTATATTTGAAAGGGTCGTAAGAAAACTTGTACGGAAAGTTGGGAAACTTTTCATCGTCGAAAATAACacgtactttttgcaattccgtcgtgaaactacattgttttcctgtcattcttgagcgacgaaatagcctacttttcagtaccaaaaataacagaatcgaatagcagcaCTTTtcgaaatggatgctgaaaagttaaactattcaacactagtatcaaaaagtaacattttttaatattttttagttttgatcGGTGAATTTACTTCACACATGTGTGTTTGACATggaattccatacatttttttggaattgcaaaaaatgttgtacgcaactcgttgcaaaacttgattttttcagcactcgtcttgTTTATCCATTTATttaaatgtacgacttgtgctgaaaaaatcctcttatcAGCATTTATTGGAGCACTTGTATTGCAAATAATACTTTTTGATACTGTTTTGGAGATAGACACTTAGCTTGATGACACATATCATTCAAGCGGGAAAACAATCGTTTCACTGGAAAAATCCAATTCGAAGGGTGTTTttgggaattgcaaaaaaagtgtatgaaacttgttacaaaacttgattttttcagcactcgtcgatTTTATCCAACTCAATAAACCTGATTGGAAATAAGTACCAcaattgctgaaaaaaatcaatcaacaacttgttgcataaactactattttggatTCTGTAATGACTGAGTTCAAATTTTTTAGAGCAATCAGGAATATTTATTCTTTACGCGCAAATAAACCCAACTGCATCACCGGAGTTCAATGGCCATTCTTAGTAGTGTTGCTTGATGTTGGAGTAGCTCTCGCCATGGGGATGATGGGCATGACCCACTCGCTGGACATGGGGCTGGAATCCGGTCTTGTGGTCCGAGCTGTAGTCCACAACACGGTGGGTTCCATCGGCCTCATCCACGGTGTACTGTCCCTTAACGTGGTCTCCCTCACGGGACTCCCACTGGCTCTTGTGGTCGTGGGTGTGCGAGTCCTTGACTCCGTACTCGTACTTGTAGCTCGGATGGCTATCCTCGTAGGCCAGGGCAGCAACGGCCAGGCACACAATCAGGGCGGTGATCTGTTAATTTGAGAAATCGTGGTTTGAAACATGCTTccccttttaaatttttagtatcCTACCTTGAACATCTTGGTTCTGCTGTAATAGTTTCTAGAACTGAATAGTTGAAAAGCTGTGACTGAACTGATGTCTGGTCCAACCTACCTCAAGAAATTTATACCTCACCGTTGGGTTTGGTCAAATTTCTCCAAATTTTCGCATGTCTGAATTCTTGCCTGGCCAAccaacagtttttcatttttgccaattttctcATTAGCCACTTTGAACGAGTGCAGTTGCCACTGACCTTGGCCACCACTTAGAAGTTGAACCGAAAGGTGGCGCTTTTCTGGTGGGTGTAGCTCAACGCTACCCGGCTTATTACGAACCGGCAAAAGGAGAATTGGACGAAATTTGCACGGTTAGCTTCCACCAGCAGAGGCAGTGAAACCAACTGTTCTGTGCGAAAggaaaagatacatattttgtGGTGTGCGAAATTTAACGTATTGCATAACTTGtagaaaaattgatttgaattgcTCTGCAAAGAACTGCACATGCCATTTTTAAAAGTATCAAGCTGTTGAGTATATATTCAAGTGGTAGTCAAGAGAGAAAATATCAGTTTTCAGTTAGAACTCAAGCAGATCAGTTCCCAAATCTAACAgcagatccaaaatgttcaagGTAATCAAAACTGaggttactaaaattttaaagatctCTAACCTTTATGCCGTTTTCAACAGATCATCGCCCTGGTTGCCTGTCTGGCCGTCGCCGTCCTGGCCTACGAGGACTACAACAGCCATCCGAGCTACAAGTACGAGTACGGAGTTAAGGACTCGCACACCCACGACCACAAGAGTCAGTGGGAGTCCCGGGATGGAGACCACGTTAAGGGACAGTACACCCTGGATGAGGCCGATGGAACCCACCGCGTTGTGGACTACAGTTCGGACCATAAGACCGGATTCCAGCCCCATGTCCAGCGAGTGGGTCATGCCCATCATCCCCATGGCGAGAGCTACTCCAACATTAAGCAGCACTACTAAAAGAATAACGATAAAACAACCAGATGCCattgaataaaaataactaTTGCTAGCAAATtacgtttttatttttactaCCCATCATGATCATTACTTTTAGATATTACTGTAAAGTCAGCTCAAGATAACGTTTAAAACATTAAAGTGTCACAGAGTACACAGATCGAGATGGACGAGGGAATTAtattaatttgtaaaaataagttaattcgtcaaaacataaaacaaaaacagtcaactacgggaatcgaaccagagacctttgacaaaccaacccaatgacttaactgtcTCGGCCAACACAGCTTGGTGACAAAGTagtggtcagaagtcgatgtatgacacttgttggagatttattgtttcaattaacgaatgatcacatttgttttgatgatgtgagttggtagcattattctttacattttggcactgagcccccGATTAATTTTGAGGAAACCAGGGCCTCGCCTCGAAACGTCATACGTTCGGAGGGCGCAGCTCTGTGCAAGGGCGTTTTTGTCACATTCTCCTGCTCTTCAAGCGGAACGTTGCCCCGGCCGATGGAAGCAGCACCGAATAGGGGCGTTCTTGACCCGGCCCGTTCACTGTTTGTCACAATCTCCAGCTTCCGTAGCGGCAACTTGCCCAGAACATGCTCCAACTCCTCCAGCGAAACCATTCCTTGTCCGGTGGACGCAGCACTGCACAGGCTCGTTCCCTTTTAGGAACATTCTCCAGATCTGTCGCGTCCAGCAGGTACCTTTTGCTGCAAACCAGCGCTACAAAGATTTATTTTCAATGTACTCATAATATACTCAACAATCAACCAAAAGAACATACCTGCCAGTAGCAGACTTGCCATCCGCGCAGCCGACATAACCCGCTGCTGCGGTCGCAATCACCGGCAGTATCTTGTGATTCTGCGAAGTTTCCACATAAATACAACGAATTTTACATTTAGCAGCAGCAACTAAAACTCTTATTACTTttgaatcaagaaaaaaatcgtgtttacACTTCGcattgtttataaacaaacgccgccatattgccaatgttgttcggtagctttttttcaggccatcgccggggccctggAGGAAACGATTCAATCGATTCTGAAGCAttcatcaaaaatgttttggaaaatGATCCAAATTGacgaatcaaatttttgaaagaaataattTCGAAATAAAAGGCCCATtgatgattcaacaaaaaataaatcaaaaatgtcatacctcGTGATTCACAACATCCGAATTTTGACAGAGAGAAAATATCGTTCTCGAAAATTCAAATGATACACAAATTTCATActaattaaatatttaacagGTAAGCAAAAAATCTCAACGATTACAATAGAATAAAAAGAGATGGTAGATTTGAAGATAAATATGGtacttttattttgttgaaaaaatatcgtCTTTTTAGTAGTGTTGCTTAATGTTGGAGTAGCTCTCGCCATGGGGATGATGAGCATGACCCACTCGCTGGACATGGGGCTGGAATCCGGTCTTGTGGTCCGAGCTGTAGTCCACAACACGGTGGGTTCCATCGGCCTCATCCAGGGTGTACTGTCCCTTAACGTGGTCTCCCTCACGGGACTCCCACTGGCTCTTGTGGTCGTGGGTGTGCGAGTCCTTAACTCCGTACTCGTACTTGTAGCTCGGATGGCTACACCGGATGGGAACCCAAATACATAAATTATGAtcaaatattgatagtgcatcttgatTCTTCGAAAAACCCCTATCATTAAACGATAGAATTAGCCTTATTCAATCTTTTGATGTATTGCCTCCCAtcaatatttcgaaatttgtgtaaaaaaaaaacttttttttttcagcagatCGAAGAGAGGATGCGAGAaagaattttattattatttcttcATTTATTGAGATTAGTCACAAAAACAGGAgaaaatgatataaaataagaataggtttgtattttacaaaagttttattCAATGGCTCGTCTTCTTTTGACCAGTAGCTTCTCAATAGTGTTGCTTAATGTTGGAGTAGCTCTCGCCATGGGGATGATGAGCATGACCCACTCGCTGGACATGGGGCTGGAATCCGGTCTTGTGGTCCGAGCTGTAGTCCACAACACGGTGGGTTCCATCGGCCTCATCCACGGTGTACTGTCCCTTAACGTGGTCTCCATCCCGGGACTCCCACTGACTCTTGTGGTCGTGGGTGTGCGAGTCCTTAACTCCGTACTCGTATTTGTAGCTCGGATGGCTGTTGAAGTCCTCGTAGGCCAGGACGGCGATGGCCAGACAGGCAACAAGGGCGATGACCTGTTGAAAACGTTATGAAGTTTAGAGTTCGCAcatatttttggttttgaatAACTTACCTTGAACATTTTGGATCACTTGTTTTGGGATGGTTTGTTCTGTAAGAATGATGTGAGTTGACTGATGTCGATTGAAAACGGTTCTCAGTTTTTTATACCGTTAGCTCTCCGATTTTCCGACTCTGAGTTTGCTTTCCACTCTGTCCGTGTCTTGGACCAGTGCATGGCAGTGAAATTGGTGTTGGGCCAGCGACtctattgaaaattaattaacttATTGCTGCAAATAAACCAATCGTATGACAAGGTGACACCTTCACAGTTTACCGTATGAATTTTGtttctccaaaaagtgcatatgGGTAGTTAAGCAATTGGAAACCATGCAATGCATTCTGAACATGGGAAAGTAAACAGTATAAAAACTGAATGAATGCTTTGAAAGTTATCAGTTTTCAAGTATCGCTCAGTCCAACCATTTCAACCAATCTAaagatccaaaatgttcaagGTTTGTTATTCAAAACTCGAAATATAGACGTACTCTAACCTTCATATCAAATTCAACAGATCATCGCCCTGGTTGCCTGTCTGGCCGTCGCCGTCCTGGCCTACGAGGACTACAACAGCCATCCGA from Culex quinquefasciatus strain JHB chromosome 3, VPISU_Cqui_1.0_pri_paternal, whole genome shotgun sequence includes:
- the LOC6034640 gene encoding cuticle protein 19 isoform X2, which codes for MFKIIALVACLAVAVLAYEDYNSHPSYKYEYGVKDSHTHDHKSQWESRDGDHVKGQYTLDEADGTHRVVDYSSDHKTGFQPHVQRVGHAHHPHGESYSNIKQHY
- the LOC6034640 gene encoding cuticle protein 19 isoform X3, with the protein product MFKIIALVACLAVAVLAYEDYNSHPSYKYEYGVKDSHTHDHKSQWESRDGDHVKGQYTLDEADGTHRVVDYSSDHKTGFQPHVQRVGHAHHPHGESYSNIKQHY
- the LOC6034643 gene encoding cuticle protein 19, with translation MFKITALIVCLVVAALAYEDSHPSYKYEYGVKDGHTHDHKSAWEHRDGDHVTGQYTIDEADGTHRVVDYSSDHKTGFQPHVQRVGHAHHPHGESYSNIKQHY
- the LOC119769359 gene encoding cuticle protein 19-like, which gives rise to MFKVIALVACLAIAVLAYEDFNSHPSYKYEYGVKDSHTHDHKSQWESRDGDHVKGQYTVDEADGTHRVVDYSSDHKTGFQPHVQRVGHAHHPHGESYSNIKQHY